A genomic window from Candidatus Pelagisphaera phototrophica includes:
- a CDS encoding site-specific integrase, producing MPTLAAFTLGFFCGLRTTELLQLNWTDVHLNDDEPYVQVPADIAKKRRNRAVLIPPNAQKWLSLCKSEDGRIWPKASTPFNNLRFKLLAAARVESQQNGMRHSFASYNLNKFKDSMETARQLGHKDSDEVLFSNYRALVSNGDGDKFFSTAPPDN from the coding sequence ATCCCCACACTAGCTGCCTTCACTCTCGGGTTTTTCTGCGGCCTTAGGACAACTGAACTTCTTCAATTAAACTGGACGGATGTTCATCTGAATGACGATGAGCCGTACGTCCAAGTCCCCGCCGATATTGCGAAAAAGCGAAGGAACAGAGCCGTGCTAATTCCACCGAACGCTCAGAAATGGTTAAGCCTTTGCAAATCCGAGGATGGACGAATTTGGCCGAAGGCATCCACTCCATTCAATAACCTGCGATTCAAGCTTCTGGCTGCCGCTAGGGTTGAAAGCCAGCAAAACGGTATGCGGCACAGCTTCGCGTCGTACAACTTGAACAAATTCAAGGATTCAATGGAAACGGCTCGCCAGCTCGGCCACAAGGACAGCGACGAGGTTCTCTTCTCCAACTATCGTGCATTAGTCTCCAACGGTGATGGCGATAAGTTTTTCTCTACCGCCCCTCCAGACAACTAA
- a CDS encoding sigma-54 dependent transcriptional regulator, giving the protein MIQSSINVVYLGHSQAIQLKVEKLLQDGSLLSFFDSMTSALEHIKIHPGKTDIFIASDLKDMDPLELVLLLKEKHPSLPIIVLSEIRKSSLAIEIIKAGAHDFFLLPISSSELMDSLKQVVVNSRLSSKPVEIGEVYSEQDTIIGRSKAMRDIYKQLGRIASQSVTVLLRGETGTGKELIARAIYQHGHRAHKGFITVNCGAIPENLLESELFGHEKGAFTGASQLRVGRFEQAHGGTIFLDEIGDLDLSLQVKILRVLQERTIQRLGSSKDISIDVRIIAATHRSLEAMISEGTFREDLFYRLNVISISIPPLRDRRDDIPDLINYFLQRFAKEYGLSVPSISAKALEFLKRLEWPGNIRQLQNVVSKALLDSTGPSLGWERFDSIVRESQLIAKKQTSLTQMIEQELNRAANNETDAALPILTHNFEREVFDMAIKRTDGNQTKAARLLGVSRLTLRAKLRLFGKHPKGQ; this is encoded by the coding sequence ATGATTCAATCGAGTATTAACGTTGTTTACTTAGGACACAGCCAAGCGATTCAGCTGAAGGTTGAGAAGCTCCTACAAGATGGGTCTTTGCTCTCGTTTTTCGATAGTATGACTTCTGCACTTGAGCACATAAAGATTCATCCCGGCAAAACGGATATCTTCATCGCAAGTGATTTAAAAGATATGGATCCGTTAGAATTGGTCCTATTATTGAAGGAGAAACATCCAAGCCTCCCGATAATAGTACTGAGCGAGATCAGGAAGAGCAGCTTGGCGATAGAAATCATAAAAGCTGGAGCTCACGATTTCTTTCTCTTGCCGATTAGTTCCTCCGAACTGATGGATTCCTTAAAACAGGTAGTCGTCAATTCTCGTTTGAGCTCCAAACCGGTTGAAATTGGGGAAGTTTACAGCGAGCAAGATACCATTATCGGCCGCAGCAAAGCTATGCGTGACATCTACAAGCAACTCGGCCGGATTGCATCACAATCAGTGACTGTGCTTTTGCGAGGCGAAACTGGTACTGGCAAGGAACTAATTGCCCGTGCAATTTATCAGCACGGACATCGGGCTCACAAAGGCTTTATTACTGTAAACTGTGGAGCCATTCCAGAGAACCTGCTTGAGAGCGAGCTCTTTGGACATGAAAAAGGTGCTTTTACCGGTGCAAGTCAGTTGCGTGTTGGGCGCTTCGAGCAAGCTCACGGCGGCACTATTTTCCTCGATGAAATCGGAGACTTAGATCTCTCGCTACAAGTTAAAATTTTACGCGTTCTGCAAGAAAGAACGATTCAGCGCTTAGGGAGTTCCAAAGATATCTCAATTGATGTCCGTATCATCGCAGCGACGCATCGTAGCTTAGAGGCTATGATATCGGAGGGAACGTTTAGAGAAGATCTATTTTATCGTTTGAATGTGATATCAATTTCAATTCCTCCGCTTCGAGATCGACGAGACGATATTCCAGACTTGATTAATTATTTTTTGCAGAGGTTTGCAAAAGAGTACGGACTAAGCGTCCCGAGCATATCTGCAAAAGCGTTGGAATTCTTGAAGCGATTAGAATGGCCTGGAAATATACGCCAGCTTCAAAATGTAGTGAGCAAAGCACTGTTAGATTCTACTGGCCCTTCACTCGGGTGGGAGCGTTTTGACAGCATAGTTCGGGAGTCTCAACTTATTGCAAAAAAGCAGACAAGCCTCACACAAATGATTGAGCAAGAGTTGAATCGAGCAGCAAACAACGAGACCGATGCAGCACTGCCAATCTTGACCCATAATTTCGAGCGAGAAGTCTTCGATATGGCTATAAAAAGAACAGATGGAAATCAGACGAAGGCAGCGCGATTACTGGGCGTCTCGCGCCTAACGCTGCGAGCGAAGCTTCGACTTTTTGGAAAGCACCCCAAAGGACAGTGA
- a CDS encoding UbiA family prenyltransferase produces the protein MKRDSKIESKLEILPICVDLDGTLVATDTLYESFLAFLAHKPFKLFDCLGWISKGKAVFKSKLSNAQKIDIENLPWNESLLDWLKLRKAAGHKIVLATAADQSIALAVQKHLGIFDQVFCSDGSSNLKGKCKGQALVHEFGERGFIYVGDSKVDLPIWRDAAGAVVVEVKDRLRKKVEACSPVLASFQSNDNLNGGSFVLLRPKQWIKNLLVFVPIIASGQWWDLKGWLTTAGVFFAFSLVASGTYIINDLLDIQADRHHFKKKKRPIASGKISIPRSLCILFLIVASGFLIAWQLEVFPVIFAYVLVTLCYSLFLKAKFLLDVFALAFLYLIRIYAGADVADHSVSIWLFSFGMFVFLGLAMMKRVAELMKSDGSRSLRRRGYSIIDVNILTIAGICSAFASALILFMYFRFNETSSVFKGQQTLFLSVPVILYWQLRCWRAVEVGVLDNDPIAFATSDKPSRIILGILLIIILCARFGNDFYFPHLYS, from the coding sequence ATGAAGCGTGACTCGAAAATAGAATCAAAATTAGAAATTTTGCCCATATGCGTGGATTTAGACGGTACGCTTGTAGCCACTGATACTCTATACGAGAGCTTTCTCGCGTTTTTGGCCCACAAACCATTTAAGCTATTCGATTGTCTTGGCTGGATTTCAAAGGGGAAAGCGGTATTTAAATCCAAACTTTCCAACGCACAAAAAATAGATATAGAAAACTTACCTTGGAATGAGTCTCTTCTAGACTGGTTGAAGTTGAGAAAGGCTGCTGGTCATAAAATCGTTCTGGCAACAGCAGCCGACCAATCAATTGCCCTCGCTGTCCAGAAACACCTTGGGATCTTCGATCAAGTTTTTTGTAGCGATGGATCGAGCAACCTTAAGGGTAAGTGCAAGGGGCAAGCCCTTGTTCATGAGTTTGGTGAGCGGGGTTTCATTTATGTTGGGGACAGCAAAGTTGACCTTCCTATTTGGAGAGATGCCGCTGGAGCCGTGGTCGTTGAAGTAAAAGATCGTTTACGTAAAAAAGTTGAGGCCTGTTCGCCGGTATTGGCTTCGTTTCAATCTAATGACAACCTCAATGGGGGGTCTTTCGTACTGCTCAGACCAAAGCAGTGGATCAAAAATTTGCTGGTTTTTGTTCCCATAATAGCCTCTGGTCAATGGTGGGATTTAAAAGGTTGGCTGACGACTGCTGGAGTATTTTTCGCGTTCTCGCTGGTGGCTTCGGGAACTTATATTATCAATGATCTATTAGATATTCAGGCAGATAGACATCACTTCAAAAAGAAGAAGCGCCCGATTGCGTCAGGTAAAATCAGCATACCGCGTAGTCTGTGTATTTTATTTTTAATTGTCGCTTCAGGTTTTTTGATTGCGTGGCAACTGGAAGTTTTCCCAGTCATTTTTGCATATGTTCTGGTCACTCTATGCTATAGCCTATTTTTGAAGGCTAAGTTTCTTCTAGACGTTTTTGCTTTGGCTTTTCTTTATCTGATTCGTATCTACGCAGGAGCGGATGTCGCTGATCACTCTGTCTCAATTTGGCTGTTTTCTTTTGGGATGTTTGTATTCCTAGGGCTAGCAATGATGAAGCGAGTTGCCGAGCTGATGAAGTCCGATGGAAGCAGGAGCTTAAGGCGAAGAGGTTACAGTATAATAGATGTTAACATTTTAACTATTGCCGGTATTTGCTCAGCATTCGCATCTGCATTAATTTTGTTTATGTACTTTAGATTTAATGAAACGTCATCAGTCTTCAAAGGGCAGCAAACGTTGTTTTTGAGCGTGCCAGTAATCTTGTATTGGCAATTGCGATGTTGGAGAGCAGTTGAGGTTGGCGTATTGGATAATGATCCGATTGCGTTTGCGACAAGCGATAAACCCAGCCGAATTATCCTTGGCATCTTATTGATTATTATCCTCTGCGCCCGATTTGGTAATGATTTCTACTTCCCGCATTTATATAGCTGA
- a CDS encoding phage integrase SAM-like domain-containing protein: MTAEELVAAKKASKKHRSHKISLYEAIDYAVPRMRPISGKKSFSVVLDDIVSLKEKHDLRKESLRDFRNRSQRLRGSFGDVPISDLKPKGLTSWLNSLKLSRRSTENFFNTLKHIMRYAIGERYIHESPLEGLSNIKKCMLFGIKVEKIPETYAINEVKAIM; encoded by the coding sequence TTGACCGCTGAAGAACTGGTAGCCGCCAAAAAAGCATCCAAGAAACATAGAAGCCACAAGATTTCCCTCTATGAGGCCATTGATTACGCCGTCCCAAGAATGCGTCCAATTAGCGGTAAGAAGAGTTTCAGCGTGGTCTTGGATGATATAGTGAGCCTCAAGGAGAAACATGACCTCAGGAAAGAGAGTTTAAGGGATTTCAGGAACCGCTCGCAGCGACTAAGGGGTTCGTTTGGAGATGTACCTATTTCCGACCTAAAACCTAAGGGCCTCACCTCTTGGCTTAATTCGCTCAAACTATCGCGCCGCTCGACAGAGAACTTCTTCAACACCCTCAAACATATTATGAGGTACGCGATAGGCGAAAGATATATCCATGAGAGCCCCTTGGAAGGCCTTTCCAATATCAAGAAGTGTATGCTTTTCGGGATCAAGGTAGAGAAGATACCTGAGACCTATGCAATCAACGAAGTTAAGGCCATTATGTAG
- a CDS encoding VPDSG-CTERM sorting domain-containing protein, translating to MDSYWSLLGVTYFDDLGGDFDDPEGITLDVTNNLAYVAFDYDQEIGIFSIDRSVPDTGSTAALLGAGVVALAFIRRRLG from the coding sequence ATAGACTCTTACTGGTCACTCCTGGGGGTCACATACTTTGATGATCTAGGTGGAGACTTTGATGATCCAGAAGGCATAACACTGGATGTAACAAACAATCTTGCTTACGTCGCATTCGATTACGACCAAGAAATTGGTATATTTTCTATAGATAGGTCCGTCCCCGACACAGGCTCCACAGCAGCTCTTCTAGGAGCTGGTGTAGTGGCTTTAGCTTTTATTAGACGCAGGCTGGGTTGA